Proteins encoded by one window of Salvia splendens isolate huo1 chromosome 14, SspV2, whole genome shotgun sequence:
- the LOC121765793 gene encoding lysosomal Pro-X carboxypeptidase-like isoform X4: MGDFTAMLSLPLLLSLAALCFYPSTISSMPPPRFSPKSKYAPRFLGKPSRSNYSAPTYQYDTRYFDQNLDHFSFSNLPKFRQRYLINTDHWAGPSRAAPILFYCGNEGDIEWFAANTGFVWEIAPRFRAMIVFPEHRYYGESMPYGSQEEAYRNTSTLAHLTAEQAIADFAVLITELKRNMSAQDCPVVLFGGSYGGMLASWMRLKYPHIAIGALAASAPILQFEDLVPPETFYQIVSDDFKSESFSCFNTIKNSWDVIEAEGQKKNGLSFLSETFRFCKKLKSTAALSDWLYSAYSYLAMADYPYPADFLMPMPGNPIKEVCRRIDNCPDGTSILQQIFEGVSVYYNYTGTVDCFDLDDDPHGMDGWNWQACTEMVMPMATSKYSMFPEYSYNYTSYEEWCLGDYHVKPRPNWITTEFGGHGFKHALKTFGSNIIFSNGLLDPWSGGSVLEDISESIVAIFTKEGAHHLDLRPSTAEDPDWLVEQRATEIKIIRSWLDEYLERKRAVLDM, from the exons ATGGGCGATTTCACAGCAATGCTCTCACTCCCTCTCCTACTCTCTCTCGCTGCCCTCTGCTTCTACCCATCGACGATCTCCTCCATGCCCCCTCCTCGCTTCTCTCCAAAGTCTAAATATGCTCCTCGCTTTCTCGGAAAACCCTCTCGCTCTAATTATTCCGCTCCTACTTACCAATACGACACCCGCTACTTCGACCAAAATCTCGACCATTTCAGCTTCTCCAACCTCCCCAAATTCCGCCAGCGCTACCTCATAAACAccgaccactgggccggcccTAGCCGCGCCGCCCCCATCCTCTTCTACTGCGGCAATGAAGGCGACATCGAGTGGTTCGCAGCCAATACTGGCTTCGTGTGGGAGATCGCCCCTCGTTTCCGCGCCATGATTGTTTTCCCTGAG CATCGATATTATGGAGAGTCGATGCCCTATGGAAGTCAGGAGGAGGCGTATAGAAATACATCGACGTTGGCTCATTTAACTGCTGAGCAAGCCATTGCTGATTTTGCTGTCCTCATCACTGAGCTGAAAAGGAATATGTCGGCTCAGGATTGTCCTGTTGTGCTGTTTGGTGGATCATATGGTGGAA TGTTAGCATCGTGGATGCGCCTCAAGTATCCCCACATTGCCATTGGAGCCCTTGCTGCTTCAGCTCCCATTCTTCAGTTTGAAGATCTTGTGCCTCCGGAAACATTTTATCAAATTGTTTCCGATGATTTTAAA AGTGAAAGTTTTAGCTGCTTCAATACTATAAAAAACTCTTGGGATGTAATAGAAGCAGAGGGACAGAAAAAGAATGGGCTTTCATTCTTGTCTGAAACTTTTCGATTTTGCAA GAAACTCAAGAGTACTGCTGCTCTTTCTGACTGGCTATATTCTGCTTATAGTTATTTGGCAATGGCAGATTACCCATATCCTGCTGACTTTCTAATGCCAATGCCTGGAAACCCGATAAAGGAG GTATGTAGAAGGATTGACAACTGTCCAGATGGGACTAGCATCTTACAACAAATATTTGAAGGTGTAAGTGTTTATTACAACTATACAGGAACCGTTGACTGCTTTGATTTGGACGATGATCCTCATGGTATGGATGGGTGGAACTGGCAG GCATGCACTGAGATGGTCATGCCAATGGCTACCAGCAAGTACAGCATGTTTCCAGAATACAGTTACAATTACACTTCTTATGAAGAGTGGTGTCTGGGGGATTATCATGTCAAACCCAGGCCTAACTGGATAACCACTGAATTTGGTGGGCAT GGATTTAAGCATGCCCTCAAAACCTTCGGGAGCAACATCATATTCTCAAATGGGTTATTAGATCCCTGGAGTGGTGGCAG TGTTCTGGAAGACATTTCTGAAAGTATAGTAGCTATTTTTACGAAAGAAG GAGCTCATCACCTAGATTTGCGTCCATCCACGGCCGAAGATCCCGATTGGCTTGTGGAGCAAAGGGCAACTGAAATCAAAATCATCCGAAGCTGGCTAGATGAGTACTTAGAGAGAAAAAGAGCAGTTCTTGACATGTGA
- the LOC121765793 gene encoding lysosomal Pro-X carboxypeptidase-like isoform X3 yields the protein MGDFTAMLSLPLLLSLAALCFYPSTISSMPPPRFSPKSKYAPRFLGKPSRSNYSAPTYQYDTRYFDQNLDHFSFSNLPKFRQRYLINTDHWAGPSRAAPILFYCGNEGDIEWFAANTGFVWEIAPRFRAMIVFPEHRYYGESMPYGSQEEAYRNTSTLAHLTAEQAIADFAVLITELKRNMSAQDCPVVLFGGSYGGMLASWMRLKYPHIAIGALAASAPILQFEDLVPPETFYQIVSDDFKSESFSCFNTIKNSWDVIEAEGQKKNGLSFLSETFRFCKKLKSTAALSDWLYSAYSYLAMADYPYPADFLMPMPGNPIKEILLLNETMGDSVLTFTWVCRRIDNCPDGTSILQQIFEGVSVYYNYTGTVDCFDLDDDPHGMDGWNWQACTEMVMPMATSKYSMFPEYSYNYTSYEEWCLGDYHVKPRPNWITTEFGGHGFKHALKTFGSNIIFSNGLLDPWSGGSVLEDISESIVAIFTKEGAHHLDLRPSTAEDPDWLVEQRATEIKIIRSWLDEYLERKRAVLDM from the exons ATGGGCGATTTCACAGCAATGCTCTCACTCCCTCTCCTACTCTCTCTCGCTGCCCTCTGCTTCTACCCATCGACGATCTCCTCCATGCCCCCTCCTCGCTTCTCTCCAAAGTCTAAATATGCTCCTCGCTTTCTCGGAAAACCCTCTCGCTCTAATTATTCCGCTCCTACTTACCAATACGACACCCGCTACTTCGACCAAAATCTCGACCATTTCAGCTTCTCCAACCTCCCCAAATTCCGCCAGCGCTACCTCATAAACAccgaccactgggccggcccTAGCCGCGCCGCCCCCATCCTCTTCTACTGCGGCAATGAAGGCGACATCGAGTGGTTCGCAGCCAATACTGGCTTCGTGTGGGAGATCGCCCCTCGTTTCCGCGCCATGATTGTTTTCCCTGAG CATCGATATTATGGAGAGTCGATGCCCTATGGAAGTCAGGAGGAGGCGTATAGAAATACATCGACGTTGGCTCATTTAACTGCTGAGCAAGCCATTGCTGATTTTGCTGTCCTCATCACTGAGCTGAAAAGGAATATGTCGGCTCAGGATTGTCCTGTTGTGCTGTTTGGTGGATCATATGGTGGAA TGTTAGCATCGTGGATGCGCCTCAAGTATCCCCACATTGCCATTGGAGCCCTTGCTGCTTCAGCTCCCATTCTTCAGTTTGAAGATCTTGTGCCTCCGGAAACATTTTATCAAATTGTTTCCGATGATTTTAAA AGTGAAAGTTTTAGCTGCTTCAATACTATAAAAAACTCTTGGGATGTAATAGAAGCAGAGGGACAGAAAAAGAATGGGCTTTCATTCTTGTCTGAAACTTTTCGATTTTGCAA GAAACTCAAGAGTACTGCTGCTCTTTCTGACTGGCTATATTCTGCTTATAGTTATTTGGCAATGGCAGATTACCCATATCCTGCTGACTTTCTAATGCCAATGCCTGGAAACCCGATAAAGGAG ATATTGTTACTtaatgagacgatgggagactCCGTACTCACGTTCACATGG GTATGTAGAAGGATTGACAACTGTCCAGATGGGACTAGCATCTTACAACAAATATTTGAAGGTGTAAGTGTTTATTACAACTATACAGGAACCGTTGACTGCTTTGATTTGGACGATGATCCTCATGGTATGGATGGGTGGAACTGGCAG GCATGCACTGAGATGGTCATGCCAATGGCTACCAGCAAGTACAGCATGTTTCCAGAATACAGTTACAATTACACTTCTTATGAAGAGTGGTGTCTGGGGGATTATCATGTCAAACCCAGGCCTAACTGGATAACCACTGAATTTGGTGGGCAT GGATTTAAGCATGCCCTCAAAACCTTCGGGAGCAACATCATATTCTCAAATGGGTTATTAGATCCCTGGAGTGGTGGCAG TGTTCTGGAAGACATTTCTGAAAGTATAGTAGCTATTTTTACGAAAGAAG GAGCTCATCACCTAGATTTGCGTCCATCCACGGCCGAAGATCCCGATTGGCTTGTGGAGCAAAGGGCAACTGAAATCAAAATCATCCGAAGCTGGCTAGATGAGTACTTAGAGAGAAAAAGAGCAGTTCTTGACATGTGA
- the LOC121765793 gene encoding lysosomal Pro-X carboxypeptidase-like isoform X2 — MGDFTAMLSLPLLLSLAALCFYPSTISSMPPPRFSPKSKYAPRFLGKPSRSNYSAPTYQYDTRYFDQNLDHFSFSNLPKFRQRYLINTDHWAGPSRAAPILFYCGNEGDIEWFAANTGFVWEIAPRFRAMIVFPEHRYYGESMPYGSQEEAYRNTSTLAHLTAEQAIADFAVLITELKRNMSAQDCPVVLFGGSYGGMLASWMRLKYPHIAIGALAASAPILQFEDLVPPETFYQIVSDDFKSESFSCFNTIKNSWDVIEAEGQKKNGLSFLSETFRFCKKLKSTAALSDWLYSAYSYLAMADYPYPADFLMPMPGNPIKEILLLNETMGDSVLTFTWESVSPKLVCRRIDNCPDGTSILQQIFEGVSVYYNYTGTVDCFDLDDDPHGMDGWNWQACTEMVMPMATSKYSMFPEYSYNYTSYEEWCLGDYHVKPRPNWITTEFGGHGFKHALKTFGSNIIFSNGLLDPWSGGSVLEDISESIVAIFTKEGAHHLDLRPSTAEDPDWLVEQRATEIKIIRSWLDEYLERKRAVLDM; from the exons ATGGGCGATTTCACAGCAATGCTCTCACTCCCTCTCCTACTCTCTCTCGCTGCCCTCTGCTTCTACCCATCGACGATCTCCTCCATGCCCCCTCCTCGCTTCTCTCCAAAGTCTAAATATGCTCCTCGCTTTCTCGGAAAACCCTCTCGCTCTAATTATTCCGCTCCTACTTACCAATACGACACCCGCTACTTCGACCAAAATCTCGACCATTTCAGCTTCTCCAACCTCCCCAAATTCCGCCAGCGCTACCTCATAAACAccgaccactgggccggcccTAGCCGCGCCGCCCCCATCCTCTTCTACTGCGGCAATGAAGGCGACATCGAGTGGTTCGCAGCCAATACTGGCTTCGTGTGGGAGATCGCCCCTCGTTTCCGCGCCATGATTGTTTTCCCTGAG CATCGATATTATGGAGAGTCGATGCCCTATGGAAGTCAGGAGGAGGCGTATAGAAATACATCGACGTTGGCTCATTTAACTGCTGAGCAAGCCATTGCTGATTTTGCTGTCCTCATCACTGAGCTGAAAAGGAATATGTCGGCTCAGGATTGTCCTGTTGTGCTGTTTGGTGGATCATATGGTGGAA TGTTAGCATCGTGGATGCGCCTCAAGTATCCCCACATTGCCATTGGAGCCCTTGCTGCTTCAGCTCCCATTCTTCAGTTTGAAGATCTTGTGCCTCCGGAAACATTTTATCAAATTGTTTCCGATGATTTTAAA AGTGAAAGTTTTAGCTGCTTCAATACTATAAAAAACTCTTGGGATGTAATAGAAGCAGAGGGACAGAAAAAGAATGGGCTTTCATTCTTGTCTGAAACTTTTCGATTTTGCAA GAAACTCAAGAGTACTGCTGCTCTTTCTGACTGGCTATATTCTGCTTATAGTTATTTGGCAATGGCAGATTACCCATATCCTGCTGACTTTCTAATGCCAATGCCTGGAAACCCGATAAAGGAG ATATTGTTACTtaatgagacgatgggagactCCGTACTCACGTTCACATGGGAAAGTGTTTCACCTAAATTG GTATGTAGAAGGATTGACAACTGTCCAGATGGGACTAGCATCTTACAACAAATATTTGAAGGTGTAAGTGTTTATTACAACTATACAGGAACCGTTGACTGCTTTGATTTGGACGATGATCCTCATGGTATGGATGGGTGGAACTGGCAG GCATGCACTGAGATGGTCATGCCAATGGCTACCAGCAAGTACAGCATGTTTCCAGAATACAGTTACAATTACACTTCTTATGAAGAGTGGTGTCTGGGGGATTATCATGTCAAACCCAGGCCTAACTGGATAACCACTGAATTTGGTGGGCAT GGATTTAAGCATGCCCTCAAAACCTTCGGGAGCAACATCATATTCTCAAATGGGTTATTAGATCCCTGGAGTGGTGGCAG TGTTCTGGAAGACATTTCTGAAAGTATAGTAGCTATTTTTACGAAAGAAG GAGCTCATCACCTAGATTTGCGTCCATCCACGGCCGAAGATCCCGATTGGCTTGTGGAGCAAAGGGCAACTGAAATCAAAATCATCCGAAGCTGGCTAGATGAGTACTTAGAGAGAAAAAGAGCAGTTCTTGACATGTGA
- the LOC121765793 gene encoding lysosomal Pro-X carboxypeptidase-like isoform X1 produces MGDFTAMLSLPLLLSLAALCFYPSTISSMPPPRFSPKSKYAPRFLGKPSRSNYSAPTYQYDTRYFDQNLDHFSFSNLPKFRQRYLINTDHWAGPSRAAPILFYCGNEGDIEWFAANTGFVWEIAPRFRAMIVFPEHRYYGESMPYGSQEEAYRNTSTLAHLTAEQAIADFAVLITELKRNMSAQDCPVVLFGGSYGGMLASWMRLKYPHIAIGALAASAPILQFEDLVPPETFYQIVSDDFKSESFSCFNTIKNSWDVIEAEGQKKNGLSFLSETFRFCKKLKSTAALSDWLYSAYSYLAMADYPYPADFLMPMPGNPIKEILLLNETMGDSVLTFTWESVSPKLVVCRRIDNCPDGTSILQQIFEGVSVYYNYTGTVDCFDLDDDPHGMDGWNWQACTEMVMPMATSKYSMFPEYSYNYTSYEEWCLGDYHVKPRPNWITTEFGGHGFKHALKTFGSNIIFSNGLLDPWSGGSVLEDISESIVAIFTKEGAHHLDLRPSTAEDPDWLVEQRATEIKIIRSWLDEYLERKRAVLDM; encoded by the exons ATGGGCGATTTCACAGCAATGCTCTCACTCCCTCTCCTACTCTCTCTCGCTGCCCTCTGCTTCTACCCATCGACGATCTCCTCCATGCCCCCTCCTCGCTTCTCTCCAAAGTCTAAATATGCTCCTCGCTTTCTCGGAAAACCCTCTCGCTCTAATTATTCCGCTCCTACTTACCAATACGACACCCGCTACTTCGACCAAAATCTCGACCATTTCAGCTTCTCCAACCTCCCCAAATTCCGCCAGCGCTACCTCATAAACAccgaccactgggccggcccTAGCCGCGCCGCCCCCATCCTCTTCTACTGCGGCAATGAAGGCGACATCGAGTGGTTCGCAGCCAATACTGGCTTCGTGTGGGAGATCGCCCCTCGTTTCCGCGCCATGATTGTTTTCCCTGAG CATCGATATTATGGAGAGTCGATGCCCTATGGAAGTCAGGAGGAGGCGTATAGAAATACATCGACGTTGGCTCATTTAACTGCTGAGCAAGCCATTGCTGATTTTGCTGTCCTCATCACTGAGCTGAAAAGGAATATGTCGGCTCAGGATTGTCCTGTTGTGCTGTTTGGTGGATCATATGGTGGAA TGTTAGCATCGTGGATGCGCCTCAAGTATCCCCACATTGCCATTGGAGCCCTTGCTGCTTCAGCTCCCATTCTTCAGTTTGAAGATCTTGTGCCTCCGGAAACATTTTATCAAATTGTTTCCGATGATTTTAAA AGTGAAAGTTTTAGCTGCTTCAATACTATAAAAAACTCTTGGGATGTAATAGAAGCAGAGGGACAGAAAAAGAATGGGCTTTCATTCTTGTCTGAAACTTTTCGATTTTGCAA GAAACTCAAGAGTACTGCTGCTCTTTCTGACTGGCTATATTCTGCTTATAGTTATTTGGCAATGGCAGATTACCCATATCCTGCTGACTTTCTAATGCCAATGCCTGGAAACCCGATAAAGGAG ATATTGTTACTtaatgagacgatgggagactCCGTACTCACGTTCACATGGGAAAGTGTTTCACCTAAATTGGTG GTATGTAGAAGGATTGACAACTGTCCAGATGGGACTAGCATCTTACAACAAATATTTGAAGGTGTAAGTGTTTATTACAACTATACAGGAACCGTTGACTGCTTTGATTTGGACGATGATCCTCATGGTATGGATGGGTGGAACTGGCAG GCATGCACTGAGATGGTCATGCCAATGGCTACCAGCAAGTACAGCATGTTTCCAGAATACAGTTACAATTACACTTCTTATGAAGAGTGGTGTCTGGGGGATTATCATGTCAAACCCAGGCCTAACTGGATAACCACTGAATTTGGTGGGCAT GGATTTAAGCATGCCCTCAAAACCTTCGGGAGCAACATCATATTCTCAAATGGGTTATTAGATCCCTGGAGTGGTGGCAG TGTTCTGGAAGACATTTCTGAAAGTATAGTAGCTATTTTTACGAAAGAAG GAGCTCATCACCTAGATTTGCGTCCATCCACGGCCGAAGATCCCGATTGGCTTGTGGAGCAAAGGGCAACTGAAATCAAAATCATCCGAAGCTGGCTAGATGAGTACTTAGAGAGAAAAAGAGCAGTTCTTGACATGTGA